In one window of Arachis ipaensis cultivar K30076 chromosome B06, Araip1.1, whole genome shotgun sequence DNA:
- the LOC107648583 gene encoding elongation of fatty acids protein 3-like → MEIQVIETLKFYLLDHPSIIWFRWSHTQSWGSTWPFLFAAVAIYVATTFTLHFLLNLLRCRRPVRLGPIPAIHSLMMCAVSAVIFSGMILSAAAEAKDTRWLWRRVRATPLEYFLCFPLGTRPSGRVFFWSYLFYLSRFLHFLRTFSAVLRHRRIPFFRLFHHSMLLIMSFLWLEFSQSFQVLAILFSTLVYTMVYGYRFLEELGLGCKEGFCFRMSGQMVVLGFNLVCHVGVICLHFLRGGCNGIGAWVFNSVLNAALLFLFFKSHVNHKGC, encoded by the coding sequence ATGGAAATTCAGGTAATAGAGACCCTGAAATTCTACCTACTAGACCACCCTTCCATTATATGGTTCCGATGGAGCCACACCCAATCATGGGGCTCCACGTGGCCATTTCTATTTGCAGCCGTCGCCATCTATGTTGCTACTACATTTACGCTGCATTTCCTACTAAATCTTCTCCGGTGCCGCCGCCCCGTCCGCCTCGGCCCCATCCCCGCCATCCACAGCCTCATGATGTGTGCCGTCTCGGCCGTGATCTTCTCCGGGATGATCCTCTCGGCGGCAGCCGAAGCTAAGGACACGCGCTGGCTCTGGAGGCGCGTGAGAGCCACCCCTTTAGAGTACTTCCTTTGCTTCCCACTAGGAACGCGCCCCTCCGGGCGCGTGTTCTTCTGGTCCTACCTTTTCTACCTCTCCCGCTTCCTCCACTTCCTTAGAACCTTCTCTGCCGTCCTCCGGCACCGGAGAATCCCCTTCTTCCGACTGTTCCACCACTCCATGCTCCTGATCATGTCGTTCTTGTGGCTTGAATTCTCACAATCTTTTCAAGTCCTTGCAATATTGTTCTCCACTTTGGTGTACACCATGGTTTATGGTTACAGGTTTTTGGAAGAATTAGGGTTAGGTTGCAAAGAAGGGTTTTGTTTCAGAATGAGTGGGCAAATGGTGGTTTTGGGATTCAATTTGGTTTGCCATGTTGGTGTGATATGTTTGCATTTCTTGAGAGGTGGGTGTAATGGGATTGGAGCTTGGGTGTTCAATTCGGTGCTTAATGctgctcttcttttcttgttcttcaaATCCCATGTGAACCACAAAGGATGCTAA
- the LOC107647810 gene encoding uncharacterized protein LOC107647810, producing MPLWLSLLPADISVSAISSTVAAATVTAATFFLVCKSHKENLITLHQEQLKRNPRGKILFVSPMGLSTSEGLCNLLESKGLVLEVVDARNYDPEDLSKENLILLVHSTSDFCYQHHRLWAYEKDDIKGAKDFASWLVHNAESFGIGAVVVKASNFTAFVVGKRDGKNLMAKAANHFRDLDHVQCGNHFEEWWGSVVATVSGDTVANGMCGESEPEDDVGCSDPKSIYMLVENVDEVDGKRTFRRRMLTITEANFMKNGSVDLEDGGPVTAQWPVGDDLIIDSNLPTFQGFCSLGGSLFIAGGIMCNNGAKFEFQLKLEHFFPAKMWCLKYDGSTWIWSLCGSMFYHRMDPIVVPYHGKLCIFGGDNGDGYWVEVYDPKSDLWEKREVSDYTYVSQTPKSYFLWEDRTEPHKKTLIMFYFSSGKNQWLKSYDFEANLWESYYCNLPPIRDCCPRKLIRLACSNYLLIVDSADMWYIYDFSERNLVADVRVNGLEELTGRVSYVFCCHCTSEESLIYVFMELDEKVVEEHGGDPDLVPYARVKLQMNGNFFAKVESKGNLKVGPYSKLYMFAVGDQDTKLNGGL from the exons ATGCCCCTTTGGTTGTCTTTGTTACCGGCGGATATATCGGTATCCGCTATCTCGTCCACCGTGGCCGCCGCCACGGTCACTGCCGCAACCTTCTTCTTAGTCTGCAAGTCTCACAAAGAAAACCTCATAACACTACATCAAGAACAACTGAAACGCAATCCACGTGGCAAGATCCTGTTCGTTTCGCCAATGGGACTTTCAACTTCGGAAGGCCTCTGCAATTTGTTAGAGTCGAAAGGCCTCGTTTTGGAGGTCGTAGATGCTCGGAATTATGATCCCGAAGATCTATCCAAGGAGAACCTCATCCTCCTCGTTCATTCAACTTCGGATTTTTGCTACCAACATCACCGACTGTGGGCCTACGAAAAGGACGACATCAAAGGAGCAAAGGACTTCGCCAGTTGGCTCGTGCATAACGCGGAGAGCTTTGGGATCGGAGCGGTTGTTGTGAAGGCTTCCAATTTCACTGCATTTGTGGTGGGCAAAAGGGATGGTAAGAATTTGATGGCTAAGGCCGCCAATCATTTTAGGGATTTGGATCACGTTCAATGCGGTAATCATTTTGAAGAGTGGTGGGGAAGTGTTGTTGCGACGGTTTCAGGAGATACGGTTGCTAATGGCATGTGCGGGGAATCTGAACCTGAG GATGATGTTGGTTGTTCTGATCCAAAAAGCATATATATGTTGGTGGAAAATGTGGATGAAGTAGATGGAAAAAGAACCTTCAGGCGCAGGATGTTAACTATCACGGAGGCCAACTTTATGAAGAATGGAAGTGTTGATCTTGAAGATGGAGGTCCTGTGACTGCCCAATGGCCTGTTGGAGACGATCTAATAATCGATTCCAACTTACCAACTTTTCAAGGATTTTGTTCCCTTGGTGGTAGCTTGTTCATTGCTGGTGGTATCATGTGTAACAATGGAGCAAAATTTGAATTTCAGCTAAAATTGGAACATTTTTTCCCTGCAAAAATGTGGTGCCTCAAGTATGACGGTTCAACCTGGATTTGGAGTTTATGCGGAAGCATGTTCTACCACCGGATGGATCCCATAGTAGTCCCATACCATGGCAAGTTGTGCATCTTTGGGGGTGACAATGGAGATGGATATTGGGTTGAAGTCTATGATCCAAAATCAGATTTATGGGAAAAAAGGGAAGTGTCCGATTATACGTACGTAAGCCAGACTCCTAAATCTTACTTTTTGTGGGAGGACAGAACGGAGCCTCATAAAAAGACCCtcattatgttttatttttcttctggCAAGAATCAGTGGCTCAAATCATATGACTTCGAGGCCAACCTTTGGGAATCCTATTACTGCAATTTACCGCCAATTCGTGATTGTTGTCCTAGGAAACTAATTCGTTTGGCATGTAGTAATTATCTCCTCATTGTTGACTCTGCCGATATGTGGTACATTTATGACTTTTCTGAGAGGAATCTCGTGGCAGATGTGCGCGTCAATGGTTTGGAAGAGCTGACTGGACGGGTGTCATATGTTTTCTGTTGCCACTGCACCAGCGAAGAAAGTCTGATTTATGTCTTCATGGAACTAGATGAAAAGGTTGTTGAAGAACATGGTGGTGATCCTGACCTTGTTCCTTATGCTAGAGTCAAGCTCCAAATGAATGGTAATTTTTTCGCCAAGGTTGAATCCAAGGGTAATCTTAAAGTTGGTCCCTATAGCAAACTCTATAT GTTTGCTGTTGGAGACCAAGACACTAAATTAAATGGAGGATTGTAG